In Osmerus eperlanus chromosome 4, fOsmEpe2.1, whole genome shotgun sequence, the sequence tTGTGTGTTACCAAAGGTAAACAGGCTTAAAGAGTTGGGTAGCAATCTTGGTCTTTCCTGCATGCCACTGCACCTGACATAGAATAACTGCATCTCGATCTTAACaaggtgagactgtgtgtgagtgtgtttatttgtgaaaaaaaaagaataaatgtaaatgtttctgcTGGTCAGTGGTTTTATTGCTGGATTTAGTGGTGTAAATAAGAAGAGAAACATAATACTGACTTTACAGTTCAACGCAACGTAAGTCCAGTGTGTTTCCAGGCAACTAATAAAGTTAGTTAAAGTCTTAAACCCACGTGTCTTTCTGTGAGCATTAAAACAATCTTAAATGCCATCCGGATGTCACCGTAATTGCTCCATggttatttcacacacacacggcgacACACTCGCggacacacatttttgacacaTTTGAGACAGTTGATGCGCAGTGATGGATGGCTCGCTCCGAAGACAGTTAGCGGTCGCCCCGATTGCTTTGTATACAGAGCACATTTCCCCTGTGTCCTTCACATGCCATCTCCATTATGGACCCCAGTAGACAATAAGCCTTTGTTGCTAATGAGTTCCTCACCCCAAAGATAAGGGTGTCTATGCCCATTAACTGATGCAAATGATGCATCACTTTGTGAGACGCTAACTCCCGACGTGAACAGACGCACCGTCATCTGGAGTCGAAATCTAAAGCGCCATTTAATTCCCCGTGGGACGGTTTCTAAGAATCATAACAATGTTGAAAGAAAGTTGAAAGTCTGTTAAGAGGACGCTGAGTAAATCCCATTTAAGGGACCCAGTCATTGTGATTCGTAAAGGAGAAACTGGACTCACAAAGCTACGCTACTGACTGTTCATGAAAGCTCTGTCTAAACGAGAAGCTTTACCTCAATTCCCTCAGCAGATCTTTTCAACTCCTGGGCCCCAGTCTACACACCATTAAGAAACTTGGGTTCAAGTGGTTTTGTAGGACTCACATAAGGCCCACTTGTGTGTCTGAGAGCTGATATATAGTGGAGTACAGTGGTGGCCATTACTGACACCCAGAAAGCTGAAGTTAATGATGGGTTCCAGTGTTGATGATGCGTAGGTTTTATAACTCAACATTAAAGCCAATGGCATTTGCCTTCCCAGCAGGCCTTTCTATATGATGTCTGGTTTAATACCCCAGTTAAACCAAAACCATGATTTATTCAAGAAGACCTGTGGAGACTATGCATTAGATGCTGAAAAACAGGGATGGCCATCAGGAAACAGGTTTTACTCTACTAGTTCTGACGTGCTTCTCCTGGGACTTGATGACTGGTTTCAAAAGGGTGAAATGATACCGTCCTTCAGATATTTCATTTTCGGAGACATCCAGGGTTTATTAGAACAGGGTGTTTCGTCCAGGAAATACCCCTCACAGGTATTCGTCCTCACTGTCTTATCATTGTTAATAACACATGCACGTACAATGCCTGTTGATAACTACGTTGGTTCATTACTCCTCTCAGAGTATTTGGAAAGAGGGAAACTGTTTGAAAGAATTGTCACAGATGGCAATTTCCTCTTCAGATCTTTGTCTTTCCTAGACCACAGTTTAGATGTTAGGGCAGAACTACGGTTGCTAACATCCTTCAGTCATGTTTAAGATGTACTACAATGGCCTCTTCCCATGCAatctaataaataaataaaagaaagcCAAAATAATTATGATAAACCATAACTTCAACCAAAGCCATCACAATGGCATAAACTACCAAATCAATCTCTACATTTGCATAACTTGGCTCAGTGCTTGACCCCAACCTGAACCTAATGTTGACCAACTGACATCCATGTGCTGCATGGAccatgacccccccacccccataagCTTTTCCCcagcctgggctgcgtttcccgaaagcgtcgtaagcctaaattgatcgtagaatccattgtaggacgaatcttagttttacgggccgttcctaaagacatcgtagctaaagtgtctcttgaaaattcgtaactcttgaaagtgcatagattagcctactcctttagagcatgtttgggaaacgcacgtaagaaatatcgatggtttcgttttttgctcgatcgttgctacgatccatcgttatcgggaaacgcagcccaggctaGTGCCAGCCACTAATAAAACTCAGCGCTTTGGCATCTAAACAGGCTTCTGTAAAAACGATGGCTATGTGATAAATAGAGTTATGAGGCATATTAAACACAAAACATCCCCTCAAATGAATAATGGGAACTATAGATTTCATCATTTCAATTTATGTTAAAGCAGATTGTAAGGAGACCCAAATCATAATGAAGTCAATAACTTATACTCTTTGAATGATAGCTTCAGGATCCTTTGTGAGTGCTTGAGGCAAAACcgtttaatacaatttatattTAACACAGATATTATGTTTATTGTTGGACAATCTCTATACATATGAGAGTGTACTGTTGTCTATCACTGTGTGTAGGTTCTACTAACACCTTCAGTATCAGGCCAGCAAGTACGACTGTCATGACTGCATGACGGATTTGAATAACAAACCGCAGCATGTGATTAATATCCTGTTTCGTTTCGCTGACATGTAGTGTGAAAGGTTCTTCAAACCTAACGTTATAGACACCTTGATGCCGAGGGTCTGTTGGTCACTGTCTAGAACATCGGCATCAGTGGTATTGAATGATGGATGTGTCGATGAGTCAACTGCAGTGGCTTACGTCCGTCCGGTGAAATGGAAATGGGCAGTGGGTTGAGACGAGATCAgcccatgatcattgtaaatcagcgCTCTGGTTACGACTGAACTAAAAAACACCCACACCCTACACCCTGCTTATTACAtttagtttgtgtgtatattctATGCACGTTTGTGTGCGAATGTAGCCATGTGCATGTAGTCTACCGAATTTAAATATATGAAGGCCTATgtcggagggtgtgtgtgcgtgtgtgtgtttttttgtgtggaaaaaaagaagCCTTTCTCTAGTGACCAATCCTGTTTTTCATGAGAGACGACAGTTGTTTGTTGCAGCAATCAGTTGTTCATTCACTGTTTTACAGGGAGAATGAATCATATTTGATATAATCATGGTTTAGCCTACATGATGCTGCCAGGAGTTAATTCAGTATTGATGTTTGAAAAGGTAAAAGTTCAAGTGTGTTGCATGCAATTTTACACTACAATATGCTGATTTTCAAGTGGCTTGTTGACTTTACACATTTCCTTAGACTTTTTGTGCTACCTATGATGTAAAAATCAATTTAAATGGAGGACCTTTCAAAAATATTCCCATACGATTTAGAAGGCAGAAATATTGAGATCACCTTTTATCCTCGAAGTTGGACGTTGTATTTTGCTGTTACATGTTGCTTATATAAACTAGGTTTTATGTTTAGAgttctacattacatttacatttagtcatttagcagacgcttttatccagagcgacttacagtaagtacagggacataccccgaggcaagtagggtgaagtgccttgcccaagggcacaacgtcatttgacacggccggaatcgaaccagctaccttctgattactagcccgattctctaaccgctcagccacctgaccctccTGTTCTTAATCATGATACACCAATGTGCCTGTAGATGTTAAGTAGGAAGTATAAAGAAAGGTCTTCTAAAGCGTCATTAACTGGAACTACGGATAGTGTCACTAAACTCGTTTTGAATGATAAGATATAATAATAAAGTAGGCCTAGTCCATAATCTGTTAATATATTATATTCTTTGGCCCCATTTAGCCTATCCTCCATGAACAAAGTTTGAGTCTACTGTTTTACCTTTGCAACAACACCAGCCTATAATGGATGTGGTTCCAAGCAATGTAATGTATTTGACACTTGGgttttgtagctaggtaacttAGTATGCTGATTAACAAACAGTAGGGCAGGCCTATAGCCACAATCAACAATTTTGAGTAAATACTGCCATCTGCCGGGGACAGTTGATGGTAAGTGCAGTTTGACAAAACGTCAATGTTTTGGTTGTAGTCAGAGCCATTGGCTCTGGTTCTAGTTAGCTCGTAACCACGTGATACGGTTTTGTTTTGCGCATCGCTCTTACGGTCGCTTCGGAGCTTGTGGATTTCCTTGGTCAAACTGGAGAGGGTTCCTCGCGATACCGCCGTTAAAATGGTGACACCGGAGAACTTGTCCAGTGAGATTAGTGGGCGAACGGACCCCCAATATGAGCGGGACCCGGCCGTCACACCGGTAGACATGGACACGGCGATCTTGCTTCTCGGAGCCGGGGTGACAGCGATCACACACCCACTGTTATACGTCAAACTGCTAATTCAGGTAGCAAGAGTAGCTAGTacgagctactgtagctagcaatTCTTGTCATGTCTTGTCATTAACATACTAGCTATAATTGGTTGGTTTAGTACTTGTTTATCTGGCTGCAGACGGGCCAGcaaataggctactttaaagcACTAACCATCAGTGCATATTCGTTACACAAGCCAAATaacaagctacttagctagCGTAGTCAGCGAGCAAGTTTGACTGTATCTCCTTCCAAGTGTGTATGTGGCGAAAGATCATCAAATTTACAGCCAGACAGACCTTACTCCATTGAGACGCTTCAGTCTTCAGTCACTTCATCTTTGCTGTGTGAACTGGCAGACCACAGTGAACCCACTCATTGCTTAATGAGTTAGGGTTTGTGGAGAGGTTAGCTCAGTGGGTAGAgcctttgactgcagatcaagcggTCGCAcggtatatttttattatttttataaaaacattattatttttatttagatTATAATGAGTCAGTAAAGTGTACGTCCACCAGCCTGGTGAGCACGGTTGAATAAGGTGAACATTATCTGAATGAAAGGTTAAAGGCTATATTTTTTAAGGCAGCTCTTTTTGTTAAAGTAGCAATGATTTCCATGTTATGGACTGGTTCAATTGCCAATCCCTGACCTGCATCCCAGCTGGCTGCCATTGGTATGGGTTATGTTTGCAGGCAGGACATGAACCCCTTGCCCCAACTGTTGGGACCACCATGTTTGGGAGGAAAGTGCTCTACCTTCCTGGATTCTTCTCATATGGTGAATAAAATGAGTCTTAATCTAATGTCACATCAATACCCAGAATTCTTTGCGGGGGCCAGGTGTTTAcgtggttctggtgtgtgtgtgtgtgtcgttagcACGGTATATTATCAGGGTGGATGGAAAGAGGGGGCTCTTCCGGGGCTTGTCTCCACGTATCATGTCCAGTGCCATCTCCACGATGGTCCGCAGTAAAGTCAAACAGGTGAGGGAATGTTACACAGATGTGGTCATTTCTCAGGTAACAAGTCAAAAGGGTACCTCTTATGTACAGTATTGAATGCACTAAGAATTACTATTAATTACGCTTGTATTCCTACAAACATGAACTGATTTCCAAGTATTTATTGTGGTGTTGCTATGGAACTCTTAAATGACTATGCCTGACTTCCTGTTCAAATTCAAATAAAACTttgtgtatagccctttttacatgcaacATCACAGAGGGAATTTGTCTGTTGTCCTTGCCAACAGGCCATCCCGCAAGAGCAGGTAGAACATGTATCAAACCGAGATGACCTGAAGACATCCCTCATGAAAGTAGTCAGAGAGGTGAGATGTCATAGGTCATGTTAAAATGGTTATAAAACCGGTCAAACTTGAGGAAAAACATGACATAGCTGTTCATTCCATAGGAGTCACTCGTACCCCTCTCTGCACTTAGTTAGAAAGACTTGCTGCCACTATaaaaatggtacattgtgtgttttgtctttgatgTTTAGTTGCTATTCGACACACTGATCCCCAATCCATATTCCAAACAACTATGTTGGGATGTTCCTCTATGAGATCTCCTGAGATTTTATTAGATAGGTCTGGCATCTGATATTATTGTTTGTTCATCCATTTAACGCTTTCCCAAGACCTCAAATGAGATGGTCATCCAGTGCCTGTCCAGAATAGCTACTCATCCTTTCCATGGTATGTCCTACAGTTTATCACTGTCTcaaccttctgtctgtctgtctgtctctgtttgccTATTCTCTACGAGCTTGGACCTCATGGCTTTATATCACGTAACCTTTCATTTGAACTTATACCCTCTTTTAACCACATAGAAATTAAGTAGATTAACCTGCAGAGCTATTTGTGTAATTTGTAGAATTATTCACCGGTTACGTTGGGGTGACACTGCCCTCTTTGACGTGGTCTTTGTTCTTGTTTTTCAGTGATCTCGGTGCGCTGTATGGCCCAGTTTGTGGGGAGTGAAGTCAAGTACAAGTAAGATGAAACAGATCACCTTGGAAAGGATTATGCAAACGAACAGGCTCATGCTCTGTCACTAAAACATCTGATTCAGTCAGTTGATCCTGACGCCAAACCCAATCTGTCACACAATGAAAAGCAGTGTTGATTGATATCGAAATAATTCTTCCATGATTTTGCCTGAGTTTGCATGAGTTTGCCATTGTTTTACAGTCTACTGCTCCTGCCCACAAGATGTGTAGTTTAGTGTCAGACGACAGAGACAAACACTGTTATAAAGCCTGTGAGGGGTGTGTACTGTGTGCAATTTCCCCATCTTGGCTGTCTGCTTGGGTTGACTGTGACAGGGGCTTGTTCAGCTGCGTCTCCAGGATCTTCAAGGAGGAGGGCATTGAAGGATTCTTTGTGTGAGTGactttttaatatttttttcttcaatgCCTCTTTGTACAGCCATAGCAGCCTTTCATTTCAAGACCCACAGTCATCAATAATGTCCGACAGAGGTAGTGAAGTGGCTGTTTTTCTCATCCCACCCATCACAAAAGTGGTTTGCAAGTGTTTGGTATtcatttgacctttgacctcaacTCTATTGATTGCTGTGTGTTTCACAGGGGTCTGGTGCCCCATCTTCTAGGTGAGGTCATCTTCCTGTGGTGCTGTAACCTTCTGGCGCACTTCATCAACACCTACGCTGTGGACGACAACGTAAGCCCAGCACAACCCGCCCCTCACAGCCTGCCCCTCCGAGCCCGCCAAACACAGCTGCTGATCTCTCACGTTTTACTTTACCATTAGAGTATTAGTGTACTTGCTCACAAAGAAGTCAAAGATGTATCcagaatatatttatttaaattaCATGCTCATTCATGAAGGTATGTTTTATGATCTATAGTTGATGGATGGGGATGGGGATAGCTCAGTGGAAGACCATTTGACAGCAGTTCAACAAGTCCCAGGGTCAAATATCATGTAGGTTGACTGGAGATCTTTGTAGCTGGTCTAGCTGGATTGCCTCCaggtaggcagagtcttggattCAGgggcctccatctctctgaggTGAGGTCAGGGTTGGTCAGCCAAGGGTATACAGTGGGGATGGCACCAGGCAACTCAACACTGGGACAGGGCCCACAGGGGGCAAATGCCCCAGAGCTCAGAAATGACAGCAAACAGATGCAGAGAAGGGAACATGGATCACTGAAAGGATCATTAAACCAATGAACAACTTTAGAGAGGCCAGGTGGGGGAACATGTGGATGAATGTGATTATTTGGAACAAGGTGTCAGATAAAATACGACATTCGATTTGAATTTCAATCGAATTACTATGGCAACTGCAAACATATAACTCAGATAAAACATCACATCCTTGTGATTTGTTTTTGCAGTTCAGCCAAGCACCAGCAGTGAGAAGCTACACTAAGTTTGTGATGGGGGTAAGTTGAGGGAATTTCAGTGTTTTATCCCTGCAGTACATCTTTTCTTGACATTTGATAGAGGTTGAACTACtgcacaacacaccacactccttaAACAGCACTTTTCCAAAGTCCAAAAATACTTCAGTGTTtatctaaaatatattttttgtcttATTCGCCTTCTCTTTACTCAAGATCGCAGTGAGCGTGTTGACATATCCTTTCATGCTGGTGGCAGATCTTATGGCAGTAAACAATTGTGGGTAAGTTGTTTGATGGTCTGACTTGGATTTAGAATTGACCcttaaaaaacacaaatatagTATGTTCCATTTACAGATTTGTATTTGTTATTCAGTAAGATGATATAGCTGTCGAGGTATCAGACTCTCAGACACTTTACCATGTTACTGAGAATTGCTTTAGAAATGTTCGAGGTTTGTGCGCTTCTGAAGAAAACTATAAAAAAATAGCACGCGAAAAAGTCAAATTCTTATGTTCTTGCTGAGTAGCAAAACTGATGTGACTGTTTCTGATGACATCATGTGATGACTGTTGACTGATTGGCTGATGACATTCTCTTTTGTATCGTTCTTTTATGCAGTCTGTGGACAGTAGAACATAAGAATAGAGAGACTTGTGATGAACATGCTTTTGCATTAGTTAGTTAAATATATAATATTCTGACACTTTATATTCCGTTGTCTAGTCAAATGCTGATACTTTTGAAGAGAAATATAGAGTGTGGTGCATATTGGTGGAATTTGTAGATTCAGTTGACAGGGTAATCTTCCCCAAATCCTTTTCAAATACAGCCTGGTAGTCTGTAGAGacggaaaggaaaggagattaAACAAGACAGCAGATCGGCGTTTACCATTATTGTAAAGCTTTACAGACATCTCTACATATCTGGTCAGTGGACATTTAGCTAACTATCTTTACCTCATTCCACGTTCCTGCTGTGGAGTCTGAGACTTCAGTGAAGTTGAAGACATTACTTCATTTGAGATTCAAGGATGTCCAGTGCAACCTGAAATGCAGAATCAtaatgactacccattagccaatcagagcgctcgtactgtcgttgccatataataCAGAATCATAATGCATCGCAAATGTGTTCCTCACTTTCACTTCCACTCCTGGATTGGATCTTGGGTCTTCTGACATGGTCACATGACTGATTATTACCTTCTGACATGGTCACATGTCAGAAGGTAACAACATAAGTTTCTGTCTTCTGTTGAAATTCCGTTTCCCGTCAGTATTATTTCCTCCTGTGCTTGTCATCTCCCGGGTTCGATCTTGGCTACGCCGCGAAAATGCAGACAACTTAATATCGCAGCCCGGAGGTTGGGCTATTGACAacgaggagtgagtttaaccaacTCGTTTGCACCAGACAGCCCACTCGCAGACAAGAGGATAAACATAATGCAAGCCCACCTAGACTTTGATTATTGACTCCTAACAATTGAAACCTGCTGTTATGGCAACACTCTCATTGTAAAGACCCAATAAAGAGGGCAGGGTTGTAATATGTTGATGCTTCTGTCAGGATGAGTATCGCTCAGTCGGAGAGGATTTGATTGCAGTTtgagaggttgcaggttcaaatcccccctcccctgtgtgtTTTTGATTTAAAGTGTCTGGTAAATGAAGACTTTATTACACAGGAAGAAGCTCCTTGGTTCATTATGACTACATCCTGTTGAGTGTCCCTTTAAAAAGCACTAATTTACATCTACAGAGTTGAGAAGGCAGAGAGCACAGTGCTTGACCCCTCTGTAGGGTAGATTTGTACTTGATATTCAGTAACATGATGTAGCTGTCGAGGCATCGCAATCTCAACCACTTCATCATGTTTTCTGAGAATCACATTTAAAATTTGTCGCGGATTAATACGGATGTAGAATGCAGATCCTCTTGTAGAGTTGCAAAATGTACGAAACTGTTTCTGTTGACAATATTTCCTTTTTTAAATTGTTCTTGGATGCAGTCTGACGGCTGTAGAAAGGAAACATTAAAAGACTAGTGATTTACATGCTTCTGAATTAGTTTAAGTAAATATAAGTAAATCTAATGTGTAACTTAGCATGGTCTGATGTATCCTTTAGTCTTGTCGAATGTAGATACTTTTGATGTGttctggagggatggaaggaagtGTGTCAGAATTAAAATAAAATCTGATATTATTATCAATACCAACATACATGAGGTGTATTGTACTGTAAAACAAATAGCCAGATTTACAGTATGTATGTTGCAATTGTAATATACTTTCTAGGCCTACCAGTGTACTGTAGACATCTGGTTGATAGAAATGATCTAACTAATAAGTTATGTTTCagagaaaaaaatatgaaaaactCACATTGATATATTTTCTTGTCTTCATGTTCATGTCAGCGACTCCTCTGAGtttgaaaaatgaaaaaaaaaacatatctgTAAGTCGTCCAAATGAGATCTCTTCTGAACGACTTAAATTAATTTGTTGAAAATAACCAAGTAAATTC encodes:
- the LOC134019340 gene encoding mitochondrial carrier homolog 1-like gives rise to the protein MVTPENLSSEISGRTDPQYERDPAVTPVDMDTAILLLGAGVTAITHPLLYVKLLIQAGHEPLAPTVGTTMFGRKVLYLPGFFSYARYIIRVDGKRGLFRGLSPRIMSSAISTMVRSKVKQAIPQEQVEHVSNRDDLKTSLMKVVRETSNEMVIQCLSRIATHPFHVISVRCMAQFVGSEVKYKGLFSCVSRIFKEEGIEGFFVGLVPHLLGEVIFLWCCNLLAHFINTYAVDDNFSQAPAVRSYTKFVMGIAVSVLTYPFMLVADLMAVNNCGLMAGLPPNSPIFKSWVHCWSHLSQQGNLFRGSSFFFRRVPMTTMVLEE